The window ATGGAATCAATACGAAAAACATAAGTACGGAGTGGCAGATAAGGAATGAAGTTTTAgaaaatgatcaaaaaaatgaaatagacAATGTAATAGTTggtaatgatattaaattagatTCTAGGAAAGGTTATGGTCAGATCAATATATAGgtaatttatgtaatacatGAAAAATACTACTTCTGATACCAAATTCGgccaaaaataataatattcttaatccGCAGATATctaaaattttcgaaaaaaaaaattacatgcaaatatataaatattaaaaaaaggataCAATTTTGagtcatataatatttacgttAATCAGCATAAACTTTCTAATAAAcatattagtattaatttcttttgtaaagtcgggtataatacaaataaaatctCGTAGCATATcactttattttcatttttgctGTGCGTGTCGCtcatgaaattataattttataaatccgAGTAATGTTCCAAATAAAATTCGTAGTCTAGGTCACATTATAAAACAACGTGTATCTGAATATTGAATTTGAtggaaatataatataaaaaatggtaaatagGATTTGGAGTCACAGGTTCCCGTCTGAAAGAAGTACAGAAATTttaatcagatgatttttgatttcaaaCATTAAATATGGGTCAATTTAATCGAAATAGCATCTTTTTTAcgactaataatttttatataaatactagTATCTGGATGGATACtatgtaaataaattgtgTAAACCATGTAGCGcaaatgatttatcaatttttttgcaagaaattcaattgaaataaataattatacttgatataatatttgaatggataccatataatcagtttgACGAAAGAAATGGGGTTTTGctacagcaatatggaaggatggtatTGAACTTGTATATACAAGAAGGTCagaataaaaaagttactttaaaatgtttatataattcgcaaaatatttaccaaTGAATCTCttctaaatgaggtatgagatttttgaatttaattaggGATAATTTTCGTATTATAGTACATAATAATAAGTgctataatttttcttttttataatagtacaGTACGTAAAGATTCTGAAGTaaatggaatatctcaaaatccaaatataaaagattatatCATGGTTCTCCAAGACAAATATcatattgtgaaaattgtgGTGAAAAATATGTGTATAAAAAATGGTGTAAATCATGTCAAATAGGTtaccttaaaaaaattctatttaaattggacaagtgagaacaaaataattgatgatttaatCCATCACTACAgagataatatatttgatgaaTAACATATGATCAATCCGCTACGATGTATTTAGCAATATTATGGAACGATGTTATGATTACTGAGAAGAGAAATGGACGAGGATctcaaataaacaaattactttaaaatgtccatataattcacaaaatattactaaacGAGGTATGtttaacacttttttttctaatataaaatataataattttttttcataactcaaaatccagatacagtACAAAGAATATATCATTGTTTTCAATATCATGGACTGGCGgtcaatatataaatcaatctGATGAAAgttataaatggtgtaaaccatgtttaataaattatttaaaaattttactagtGGGAATGTGGGatcgaaaaaattaataatttagttcaAGAAATGCagtcaaaaataattcttacaACGATATAACTGAATATTTATACGATCAGTTTGAAGATATTACAGAAATAGATAATGGTGGATTTGTTACCATATATTCTGTGTTATGATATCACACGCACgcatttatagattttatagatttttctttttaatgtatatttagatagtttattgattaaatgaataattttattatattgagtAATTTACATATAGTTTATATTGTTAGTTGTTTTTGGTATAAACAGATAAACAGGAATTGGGAGGCTTAGGTTTGGGTAATAATGTGGGACGAAATGTGGATTCGGGACAATTTGGCCGATTGATAACTTTAGTTAGACGGAAGACAATTCATATATTAGCAAATTGGCCAAAGGACAAGTTGAACTTTGGACAAATTGTGCCGAATTTTGGGAAAGTATATAAGGGACTAGTGGGGAAGTGCTGGAAAGGCAGGATTTTGGTCTATTTTCTGAATAGTCTAGCATTAGTATTTGTAAAAGAAGGATCTACCGAATATTACAGAGCGCCGAAAGAGTTAGTACTAATATTGCTAGAATCCTTGCcgatagttaataaaaatcctACCGACAGTTTTCTGATTTCTAAATTCTCCATTTATCTTCCTATCGTGTACCTTTTTATTGCCGATTCCTTATAAATTCCCTATTTATTTTCTCGTTACTACCTTTCTGATCTGCATAAATCCTGTGGTAACATCAGCATGGTCCATTAAGTTATGATTATTTGGTTAAAAAAGAATTGGTAAGAACATCAGTTACAAAAGTTGCTTTGAAATTCAcagatgaatttttaaatgaggtatgaattTCTCtggaaattaaatttgattaaatacttctctttttgtaaaatatgtttttaatagatcaataattataatcacgtgttacaatttattataaaaaattgtaatacaaaaaaaagtgatacaaatataaaaggaaataagcAGGGGTAGTTTAATTCAAAATGGGAATTATGGCGTAAGCGGAAGGAAGAAAGGAATGACATGGGTTATAAATACCCTCCGGAAATACTacattacaaataatttaaagaaagatttGTTTACAGTAGTTACCCGTAAACAATAGAATATTTGTATAATGCGTaaataaaccaataaaaatcaatttatttatttgggatcaatttaaaactttttataatattaagaaaaacaGTATCTATTTTATTGCCAACATCtgtttttattttgatgaatttttcatttttgaataataattttttatagtaaaatagttaatttctaattttaatggaactattttatttgaattattttaatatttactatgtCTTCATAAATGCATCTCAGTAAGAATGATAGAAGAGTATAGTTAAATATCAATCACGaacaaattgaaatatttcacaTTCTTCTACATCAAAACTACTAGTAGTTTTTCTAATTGGCTTTTCATAAGAAGATTTGGTACAACTATTACCAAAGAAAAAGTTCCATATACGAAGATCTATATCAAATGATGGACCGACATaaggattatttaatatagcTTTATTTGCATTCGTTACACGacttaaaatatgattatcaATTCTATCattgataaaagaaaatataaaactgtCTCTAGTAGCGCCGAAACTTGCATCTGATTTCCATTCAGTTGaattatatcctccaagaatttcacTACTACTCTTCACTTTAACAATTGTTACCGTGCGTGTATGGTTATcacaaatttcatgaaatttatctCGTGAATGCCCATCACGAGATGcacgaaataataatttgaattcgtatgaagaaattattaacttGTCGATGATATTTAATctatcaatccattttgagattaattcagcatgttgagatgtaataatttttgaatcaacagCTCTTAATTTGATTTCATTAGTTATATGAGGTTTTTGTTTATTGGTTGGTTTACTATCAGGATTAGAAAGAgttaaataagtttttaataaatctgcACATAATTCTCCGGGAAGAATTTCTCTATAAGGAAATACTTTGTCAACAAATTCTTTAGAAGTTaagttgtaaaatttaataaaaggaatacaTTGTTGCAAGGTAttctttaaagtattaaaatcatcttttgaaaAGTTTGTGATTTCGGAAGGAAGTTCAGGATTTTGAGCAAATCCCCATTTAAGTACATGTTCCCAAATTTGAACTTCGCTCGTTTGAGGATTGtcattttgaataattgaaaTCAAAAGTTTTTCCGGAATTGAAGAGAAATCGGGcgatttgaatattttatccGGCTCCTTAGATATTAAATCaatacaataattttgaaGTTCTGATAATGAGTTATTTTCGAAGCTTGTTTgataaacgaaattaaaatttttctccaTCCaacttgttttatttttgatcaaaaaGAATTGTAAATATGTGACAAATTCTTGAAGACTAAGTTCATTAGCAGCAACTAAGACTTTAATTATATCTGAATTATCATACTCATTTAAAGAAAGCTTTCCgccataaatatacctaaattaaaaaaaaaaattgtgaaattagaaataaatattaaattgggTTTTGTTTATACTTGATTCTTTattaccttaaaattatttgaaaaatttcaggagaaatatttgataatttgatatGTGTCAAAgttccatcatttttttttttattagttgacAAAATTCTTCGCAAATAGGGAGAACGATAATGTAAAATAACCATATGAGCACGAAAAACTTTTACATAAgggtcattaccaacttcaatggcgacatcataatattcttcatcatttaaaattttgagtaATTCTTGTGATAAAATTGGTAAAAGTTTATCATcctccattttttatatttttttaagttataacGTAAACAAAAgaattgagaaaaaaattcagCCAAATTTGTAAATGGTCAACCTTATATTATGGTTCTGTGCAACGTTAAACGGGATCATCTTACCACACCACCAATTCCACCAATTCTAAGTCGctgagataaatataaacaacgcGAACGCGGCAGTCACGTGAACTGAACGGTGACGGTTAGGCATCACACCTTTCCGAGGTTTCAAATTGTGTAGGGAAAATTAATAGCGATGAATTTCTTTGAactcattttaattaaaatataattattaataaagcttagaaaattatgttatattgatatatttgttatattctaatcaattgattatatatatttcagttatttattaatcttgttaaattaaaaaagaattgctTTAACAATAcagaaacaataaaaaaagataaacttgtttttttttaccaaaaaatcgtactatttagaatttaaataaagctgaaaaaaaataaataaataaatacataatacatttttatggCACAGTCTGAaggattatatttttattaaattgatggtaaaaatatcataatttacaaataaaaatctgtAGTAGAATGCTAAATATTTGACCTTAATGATCTTATAGAACCAGCTGATAAACGTCTATCTCTAATAAAGTTTCTAATTTCATCACGCCGATGACACCATCTTATTAATGCCTGATACGATcttaaaattagtttattcATTATAACTAATCCACCAGATATAATTACAAGTGATGGAATAAAATCGTATGTCACAACACTATTAAAGTATAATATCTGTATAATCAACTGTGGTATATCTTcagcaaaaatatttatgaaactACCCCAAAGTATAATATCTCTTGATCTTTGTGATAATGGGgctgaaaatattttgagaCCAAATAAATTTGATGTCAAAGTATTTATTGCTAGTATATCAATGGCtgaaaatattgtacaaattGATAATAGTGTTGGAAGCTCCGAAAACCAAGTATGGAATGTTGGATTCGTAGCTACTTCAgacaaaagaatatttatagcCAATAATAAACTGACTACATGCGGTACAACAAGGAATAccatactaaataataataaataagaaaattattaattaattaaattaatctttaaaataatcaaaataacataacattaaacaaaatttcttaCTTTGGGATTATTAGGTGTGGAGTATTATGAACCCTTAATAATGCAAATGTTAAATCCACAGCAAAATCCTGCATTATTAATGCAGTCTCAAATATGGCAATGTTTCTAGCTTCAGGGTTCTTCCAACGTgccaaaaaatataatattattaatattatcatacttactaaaaatattataattagtggcaaaaattttccaaaataacctgtaaaataatagaattaaaaatttaataaatttaatgaaatattaattatttacaaatatcaaaaatatttaatgaacaaCACTTACTGGTTATTGTAAAGGATGCACTTTCATCGATTAATGAAGAATATTCATAATTAGAAAGTGCAGTAaacctttttctttcaatCAAAGTGCCCAAATTATCAAAGATTGTTTTGGAACTTGGTTCCATGGCACTTTTAGCTTCATTAATAGTAAATGACAACAACACTTTTTTGGGGAAAGTGGGGTCATTTTGCCATTTACCATTTGTAGTTATCCTTTGTTCATCTACCGGaattattttggaaaattcTTGAATTACATTATTGAAAAACTCCAACTGATGATTtgtttgaagaaattttgaacTCCCTTCTTCATTCAATCGAAGTAACCCTGTGACTGAAACTGAATGTTGACCGGTCTTAAATggttctaaatataataaagaaatataaatttttctatttgaccagtaaaaaattgaaaaattaaaattaaaaaaaaatgtatattactTGTTGAAATTATCcaagttttttcattaattcctAATAAAGGTTCATTTCTCTCTTGAGAaatgacaaaattattatcaactaCCACATGATATGACGAGTTTGGCTGATTAAATGTACTACCGAAAATTGGAATATGCACAGTGTGGTTATCGCTTCCAATAGTACATAGTTTAGAATCTCCTGCAATTGTTTGCCGTAATAAACTTGGTTTGTATGGGTCATCATTTAGTTGAAATATGGAAACATTTGCAGTAGATAACCTTACTGGAATGCcatatttaattgtaatttcatTGATTAAAGGATCAATAACTTCATTGATAGCTGGCTTTGTTGACTCAATTGCAGGATTATCATATTCAGCTcctataaatcaaaaaatttttttattaaaaaaaaataaaattaaagtaaaaataaattaaaatttaccttGATTATTTAGTCTTAGTAAAggtttcaataaaatttccaatttaTTACCAGTTTGTTTCTTTATTCCCACTAAAGTACCATTTCTTCTGaacatattataatgaaaaaactcTGGGCCAAAAGAGAcctttgatttataatttccattattatctaaaatataaaagttcaATGCAGTTGTATTTGTATATTGTTTTCTCACAAGAAATCCTCCATAAACTAAACTTGACAAATCAAAATCTTCTGCATTACTTATTTCTTTAGGGACCATACCAAATTGTACAAAGGACCCAGTTGTTAAAAATTCTAACTGATAATAATTCACTTCAGTTCTTGATTGATccttatttataattgtattGTTTAATGATACAATACATATATATCCtgcaatattataaaaacatgatttaaatgctaaactatttaattttgtagTAGTTTGGTAGACAAGAGAAGGTGTTGTAGGTGAATATGTTCCCTCTCTTAAAAATGAAACATAAATTTTCCAGTATTGAATATTTGGATCATTTGTTACTGATGATCccatttcatcatattttagaatatatgCATATCCAATCCCTCcatcaattaaatcaaaattaaaactatttacaaaaGTATATGATAATAGGTTTGGTACACTAAACTCGCCACTTCCAAGTTCCACCACTTTTCCTGTTGTTCTAaagcaaaaatgaaaaagttaaTCAACTGAACAATGAAATActtaaaaagtatttacttGTAAAATACTTAATACTTACAGGGTACTAAGCCAATTCCATGCTACTATTCCTTTTTTGTCATTTTCCTCAATACGAATAAAACCTTTTTCTAATCTTCCACTTTCTATAATATAGTCATTAACATTCCCTAAGTAgatttcactaaaaaaaaaaattattattgatctTTATAAATGAGGATATAACAACATCTTAACTTACCTTATAATCTCACTGTCATAGTTAATTATCAATCCATACTTTCCCTTAACACCATTGTCTGATTTAacataaattatcattatataattataacttaaGGGTATAAAAGTCATATTAATGGGGCAAATTACTTCTGGGGTAAAGGTGTAATTAAGATTTATGTATGTAATTCGTCCTGTTCTTTCTATCAATCGTAGATAAAAATAAGGTGATAACATGCATGATGGATCTTCTTCATCATAAAAGGCCATCCAAATCATTAAAGTACCATCTTTAAGTGTGCGAGTGTCATATAGTTTTAGACCTTCTATCGGTTCTTCATAAATGTACCATATATCCTGAGGTGATGTGTCTTGGGGTGGTGTATTTAGAGATGATACATTTTGAGGTAATATATCTCGAGATAATACATTTTGAGATGTGACAAAAAAGCAACAGATAGaggttaaatatataaagatgGTCAACATCTTTGCCAAATTgaacatttttaacatttttattagagACTTGGTGGGAAAATGTGTGTAAAAAATGTGGAAATAAATTAAGAGACTTGATTATTAGAGACTATGTGGGAAAATGTGTGtgaaaaatatggaaataaatttagagatttgaaaaattttaaatttttactcagAGGGATTACAGAAcatttatatatgttatttgtCATTGTAATCttgatttatttatcaattactattaataacttttcttTAATCAAACGTTTAAAAtgtgtttcaaaaaaaatatattaattatactacCAAATTTGTATTTCAAAAACTGATCTGCATTGTTTTATACACGTGTAAAAAAACGTGCAACAAATATAATGGCTGAAAAATTTCTGACACTAAAAATATTGTCCAACAAAAACAAGTGTTTGATATATATGCATAACATGCATTTAGTATCAAAGGAGTTACTAGTGAAACGTCTGTTACATGCCTAATTTATGATGAATATAATtgtatgaaaatgataataatttgccTCATCattcatcaaaatttaaatttaggatCAATACAATTAgatacataattaatttttatttttttaatacatactAGCAACAGCCCATTTGCTTCACACTGAGATCAATGAACTTGAaacatatagtaaattattatgcaCACAAATAATATTCTGGAGACAAGCTATATAatgaacaaaatattaaattcttcaaatttattaaatttagtgataaaattatgatatcaCTACTGGCAGAAAAGCTGACAATTTTTGACATGTATTATTACTCTTTTTCTATCACTCTGCTATGTTTTATCTTTCTATGATTACTGGATACAAAATGACGCAATAAACAAATGAATTATTcctcatatattatataaaaccaTTACCATATGTATTATGAGACAGAGCAGTATTGCATAAAAGTTTGCCTTAATTTAGCGTAAAACAATGATAGAGAAGCGGTAACACagcataaaaaatatattgttaagAACATCATTATAACATGAGACATTCCTATTGTTTCATGATCAACATGATCAACATTTATTAATGGTTAAACCCAATCTATTTTAAGATGACAATCCGTAATAAATTACGGAGGCATGCTACACGTTACAGTAATACAACTCAAAATTAACTTATACAgggtaatctaaatatataataatttactagaCAATTTATTacccctataaaaatttattccgtgttttttatttattccttgttatttccgtaaatgtatcatatttACGGAATTTATAGTCTCAAACATTGAAAATAATCCAAGTTGCTCAAGTTATTTTCCcgtaaatgtatcatattcacgGAGTTTTCCAGAAGTTACGTTTTACATATAAATCAATATTCTTATGAATAATAGTTAATGATtctattactattaaaattaaagtaattatattttattcctattactttattattactgtttaaaaagaatttaatatattattatttaaaaaatttataaaatatttatagtattaataattaaaatcgaTGAACtgcaataaatatattgtgcGTCAGATTCCGATTTGCGTCAGATGACGCCGGCCTACATTACCAGCCCAATATTGCCCAATATTATAATGCCTTAAGTGGGTTGGCCAGCATTACTAGGCCTGACGAAAATCGCACAACATATATACTACAATATGTAAATGCATCATCATTCATATGTCGCACAATCTCTCGCTTTCATGGTTCCAAACTTGTgaaggaaataaaaatgagaaaaaagaatatgaaatgAGGATAAAGAAAGTGGGGaagagaaaaattattataacaatggagtaatggaaagtaatagaagatgaaagggattaaaaaagagtaatgagaagtgataggaaacaaaaaggagaaataggaaatgatgagagatgaaaaggtgtgatgggagacgaaaagaagtgatgggagacgaagaggagtgatgagagataaagaggagtgatgggagacaaaaagaagtgatggggaagatgaagaggagtgataggagacgaaaagaagcgatgagagacgaagaggagtgatgggagacgaaaaggagcgatgggagatgaaaagaagtgatgaaaagatgaagaggagtaaaaatttattaaaattgtaaaatttaataaaacctCCTTTTGTTTTTGGAgttttctcttttattttttctaaattttccaataaattttcaatcaattttttataaaaaaaaaagatctctaatgaaattctttattaaaagaaaaaaaatttcaagccaaaattctcgatacacttattaaaaaagaactattttcaataaaaattttctattaagatttctaaacaaaattctccaccaaaaaaataaaaaaaattttcaacaaacaattctctaatgaaattctcaatcaaaaaaaatatccccgataaagaaaaatttcttaacgaaaatcttccatcaaaaaatacatttccctattaaaaaaaattcacaaagaatttctatatcaaaaaaaaaaaactaaaaaaaaaattctcagcgaaatctattaaagaaaaattctttaatgaaattctctatcaaaaacaatccccctattaaaaaaaaattctaaataaaattctccgtcaaaaaatactttcacctattaaaaaaaattcttaacgaaattatctatcaaaaaaaaacttccctattaaaaaaaattcttcaaataattttctacaaaaaaaaaaaattctcaatgaattctctatcaaaaaaaaaatctctcctgttaaaaaaaattgttccaacaaattaagtatatgtaaaaaaaaaaatcttactaaaaaaaattctccaatgaaatttctaccaaataaaagtttttaacgaaattatccatcaaaaaaaattcagaaatgtccctatcaatgaaaaaaattctctaacgaaattttttatcaaaaaaaatctttttattaaaaaattcccaaagaaattctatcaaacaaaataacaaaatttgtttataaaaaaaaaagccataaaaaaaaaaaattttaaaactacgCTAAACTTAAAAACATGTGATCGACAAAATATCTTTGACAAAATTATCGAGTATGGTTACAGATATATCAATGTACTGAAGTTATACTAGTATCTTTGAGCTCATATCAAATAACATATTTATGCTTTAGAAAATCgaactaaagaaaaattaataaccataaaatgaaatttgcTATGTagattttacaaaatcacaatataataaaataatcaaataattttttttagctaaagTTGATTCAGCATGATCATATTGtacataataaatgtaatgatactagctttttttaaaaaagttattccATTTACAGTATATGATATTCTAAACGATTgatctattaatttattagtgtCACTTTTATCATCCATATTCTTTTGTTGTATTGATCGTTCATTGGacctaaatatatttattatctgaaaatgaaataaaccAAGAATCTATCGTTTTGGCATTCACATACATACTTCATCTATCGGAGTCACACTATTTTCAATTTCGATTAACTCagtgatcaaaaaaaattaaaatgtcttttatttaacaatcatTATACGGATAAACCATAAgtaacaatatattattataaaaccaATCATAAAACACACACGTTTCAAACGACTACGAAACGCCTAAATAATGAGAATTAGATCAAAGCGAGGTTTTGTAATACTGTAATAACTGAATAAAGGAACTAATTTTAGaactcttttaaaaaataaattttataatagaccatattcattttaaaatcaatatcgATGAATAATAGATAGTTCTCGAGTTTGAATCCAATTTAGAGTATATAACGTCATAATGTGACCcgttaaatatttgatatctttttttggatttattcaataaaaatacaatcacatatattaaatgtttctatttctcgattttttttgtttttcataattatcataatagatatttataaCGGAAATGTTACACGTTTCAAGCATCGTATTATTCAACTTTTTAGGTTATTGCATAAATTAGGGGTTAAACGTTTGAGTACATATTATCAAGAACTAGTAATTGTTACAAAATAACCTAAAAATGTTATAGTGATAACGGAAATTAAAATGCttaatgcatttttatttcaaaaaaggttaagtaataatatacaaaattacgaaaaaaacaATGTTTATTTGTTAGAACAGTGCTTTCTTTTAATGGTATTAATTATTAGCATTAAGCGTTTAATGATTTATACAAATCCGCAATAAGTGTCCATTGTGGTATGTAATAGGGGTTAGAATATAAATAGTTTTAGGTTAATCTTTTTGTTACCAGAATCACATGACAATTTCACGGGTCTTACGAATCCTTTCTTtcacgtgataaaatcagATTTAAAACGTAGGGAATTTTGTGAAGCATCATTTTGTAAACGATCGACtgaataaaaaatcttaattagtACCATCCAATTTAAAATACCGGTTTGTTTAATTATTAGCTTTTAAGAATTGGgagcaaatttttttagtgaaaaaaAGAGATCATGATTGGATTTGCAATGGTTGTGTCATTGTCCATTACAGCAATTTAAGATTAATATACATTAATTATCTCGCAAAAATTACTTTCTTGACCCTCATCGGCTCATCGTATTACTTTCTTGACCCGGTCAACATGATTATGTATGACAAAAATGACCTGAAACGCGATAcgtgataaacaaaaaaagaaatagtttattttttatttatatttaacaaaaatagcATTCTTCCAACAGATCGATTTCTTCTTCACTTTTTTCGTCAATGGCACCTCTGAAGATTTCGGCAACAcacagtttactataaaattcaTTCTCTTCTGCCATTGCTATTgcctgttttttctttttattaacctgctttttataagaaaatattgcAACATTTGCGTCATAGGAGTGTGATAGGTATTAGAACTATCTCATGCACAAGCCGATCATAGTGACGCTAATCTAGTCAAAATCGCACGAAAcaattttttcgttaatttaCAGCGGAAttatataccgatatttgGATATATTTGCTTGATACATATTTTAGTttcaataacaaaatttaaaaagtttaacactattttttatttattt of the Rhizophagus irregularis chromosome 3, complete sequence genome contains:
- a CDS encoding uncharacterized protein (SECRETED:cutsite_VTS-QN; SECRETED:prob_0.5545); SECRETED:SignalP(1-24); translation: MFNLAKMLTIFIYLTSICCFFVTSQNVLSRDILPQNVSSLNTPPQDTSPQDIWYIYEEPIEGLKLYDTRTLKDGTLMIWMAFYDEEDPSCMLSPYFYLRLIERTGRITYINLNYTFTPEVICPINMTFIPLSYNYIMIIYVKSDNGVKGKYGLIINYDSEIISEIYLGNVNDYIIESGRLEKGFIRIEENDKKGIVAWNWLSTLTTGKVVELGSGEFSVPNLLSYTFVNSFNFDLIDGGIGYAYILKYDEMGSSVTNDPNIQYWKIYVSFLREGTYSPTTPSLVYQTTTKLNSLAFKSCFYNIAGYICIVSLNNTIINKDQSRTEVNYYQLEFLTTGSFVQFGMVPKEISNAEDFDLSSLVYGGFLVRKQYTNTTALNFYILDNNGNYKSKVSFGPEFFHYNMFRRNGTLVGIKKQTGNKLEILLKPLLRLNNQGAEYDNPAIESTKPAINEVIDPLINEITIKYGIPVRLSTANVSIFQLNDDPYKPSLLRQTIAGDSKLCTIGSDNHTVHIPIFGSTFNQPNSSYHVVVDNNFVISQERNEPLLGINEKTWIISTKPFKTGQHSVSVTGLLRLNEEGSSKFLQTNHQLEFFNNVIQEFSKIIPVDEQRITTNGKWQNDPTFPKKVLLSFTINEAKSAMEPSSKTIFDNLGTLIERKRFTALSNYEYSSLIDESASFTITSYFGKFLPLIIIFLVSMIILIILYFLARWKNPEARNIAIFETALIMQDFAVDLTFALLRVHNTPHLIIPNMVFLVVPHVVSLLLAINILLSEVATNPTFHTWFSELPTLLSICTIFSAIDILAINTLTSNLFGLKIFSAPLSQRSRDIILWGSFINIFAEDIPQLIIQILYFNSVVTYDFIPSLVIISGGLVIMNKLILRSYQALIRWCHRRDEIRNFIRDRRLSAGSIRSLRSNI